The nucleotide window AAAGCATGACCTGTTGCTCCCTGTGTGGGAAGGGTTGGAAATCCAGTTTGCCTCCTGCAGTGGGGGTTATTCTCAGTGTCAAACGTTCAGAGCCAAGGCTCCCAAGCCAAAGTtattcttgatcttttgttaagaAAATGGTTGCACAGCTAAGCCATCTGTGGTGATTAGGGCTCAGAGTGGATGGTTCCGAGGAGAGCGTGGGGACTGGCTCTTCTGGACTCGTGGTGAGATCTTAATGTAGCCCCTCAGTTAAACTGCCCGTCGCACAGCCTTGGTCTCAGTGGACACACACATTTTCTCCAGGGCCATGGGTGGTGGTCGTGGGAGTGAGTGCCCTCAAATGCCCCTCTTAGCCGAGGGCTGGTGCTGTAGAAGACGCTGCGTTTTTCCGGGAGTAGGCCGTGTGGGGGCTTCTGGGCGGAGCTGTGCTGCCCGGAGGTCGTGGGTTGAGGATGGAACGGGCGCTCACCAGTCAGTCTGTCAAGGCAGAGCTCTGACAGGCCCACGGTGTTTAGTGAATGCTAGTGGGACGGCTGTATGGATATTGAAACATACCCTGGGAGACTATAATTTAGGCCCTAAACTGATCTCCACTTACTCTTGGCTCAGGAACATAAGTTGTGCACTACACTAAGTTTTCCAGGCTTCTTAGTTTAGGTACAGACTTTTAGCCTGAGCCTGCTATGGTACTTGTCGCTAACGCTGATTAAGACGGGTTCTCGCAGAGGTAGCATCAAGGGAACCTTGGAATCCCCTTTGGCAGAAGGTCGTCCTCCCAACAGTTAGACCTTGCCTAacagtttattttgtttctcaggTGGCTGACCCCGTTGTCACGTTTTGTGAGACGGTCGTGGAAACATCCTCCCTcaagtgctttgctgaaactcCCAATAAGAAGTAAGCTGGGGGTCATAGTGACCCTGGGACTCACAGGGGTTGCTTTCCCCTGCCCCCAACTCTACCCCAATCACAAATAGAGGCCCCTAAGCCTTGGGATGAGGGTGCTTAGGATACTTGAGTTTTACCCCAGCCCTCTCATTATGCCTTTGGACACGATGCTGTGGAATTCTTTGCCTTAGTTACTCCCAGTGGTTTCGTAATTGCcactttttctctctgtataaTATGACCATCTTAAAATTTTCCCTAGCAGCAACTCTACTGTTTCACTGTTTAATAACTAATActgtttaaagctttttaaaacaatgccccaaattttacttttttaaagagtgatAGATTCAAATGAAAGAAGATGAGCCCTTTTTGCTCTACTCTGCTCCTGTGGCTTTCACTGATGTCGCTGCCTTAGCTCTTTCCTTTGTCACCCTTTCTTAGGAACAACCCTTCTGACCCTGCTCAGAACCCATTTCCTTTCTGACTAGAGGGTCAACCTGCTGACCCTCCTCATTACCCATTTCCTTTCTGACTAGGAACAAGATCACCATGATTGCTGAGCCTCTTGAGAAGGGCCTCGCTGAGGACATAGAGAATGAGGTGGTCCAGATCACATGGAACAGGTGAGAACATGGCTCTGATTCCAGGGCCGAACAGCTTACCTGATGAGTCTCTAGCACAACACATCCCTCACTCTAGGAATTGATTTTGTCTCCCCCTTCTCACTATGGTCCTGGCACAGTGTAGGTAGGCTGAGGCGACTGtcatccagaaaagcaggatctGTGGCCTCAGGAACGGGCAATCACAGAACTGTCTGATGTGAccattttctcctcctcccccaggaagAAGCTGGGAGAGTTCTTCCAGACCAAGTACGACTGGGATCTGCTGGCTGCCCGTTCCATCTGGGCTTTTGGCCCTGATGCCACCGGCCCCAACATCCTGGTGGATGATACCCTGCCCTCTGAGGTACAGAAGAACTAATGGAAGCCATGTGGCCTTCTCTTAGCTCTTGAGTGGAAGAAACtacaaagtgtttttatttttcccgaaAGTATTTTGTATGTTCTGGTGAAGAAGAGTATCCTTTTACTGGTGTACCTACCTCCTCCTCCCTCTAAACTCTTCGGCTGTTGCCAGGGTCACTGCTAAGGGGCCCTCATGTTTTGTGCAGGTGGACAAGGCTCTTCTCGGCTCGGTGAAGGACAGCATCGTTCAAGGTTTCCAGTGGGGAACCAGGGAGGGGCCCCTCTGTGATGAGTGTAAGTCCACCAGCACCTCTGCCTTTGCCACCCCAGGCCTCTAGGGTCCTTGCATCTGGGTGTATGAGGTGGGGTGGGCTCATCTTTGGGACCCGGCAGGAGAAGCAGCTTGGGGCCCACAGGGCCTTCCCATGTCCTGGGCCagcttcctcccttctccttccctatCCTGGTGGTACTGCTTGGTACGTCTTAGAAATGGAAGTCACATCTAGATTGACATTTGCTGCTCATTTCTGGAATGTGTTTCAGGAAGGGTATCAGGGGGATGGGATTGGAGTGGTTTATAGACCAGGATTGGACTTAGTAGGGACAAATGTGCAATTCCTAGAATTTACTCTACAtcccaaaataattaaatatctgGAAAAGAAACACATAAACTTCTAGGGACACTTTATGCTGTCTGAACGTGGCCTGAAACCAACACTGAGAACATATGCTTACCTTCACACCTCCGCATATGCTATTAGAACGCGCATCTGCAGGCTGATTCTGTACCGTATCTTTCATGGCTACAAGACAGCTGCAGTGCTGCAGAGGCTGCTTGCTGCTCTGCCCGTGCGCCCTTGACTAGCACCAGAACCACTCAGCAGTCAGCTCCCCCTTCTCCTTTCCAGTGATTCGAAATGTCAAGTTTAAGATCCTGGATGCAGTGGTTGCCCAGGAGCCCCTGCACCGGGGTGGGGGCCAAATCATCCCCACGGCCAGAAGAGTCGTCTACTCTGCCTTCCTCATGGTGAGCGAGTAGGGCTGTCCTGCCGCAGGGCATTAAATGGGGCCTCGAGGCTACTGTCCCCCAGCCTTCCCTTTACCCGGGTTCTCGGTCCTCAGCCTTCCCCAAGCTGAGGAACCCTTCCTTCTGGCTCTCTTGCAGGCCACCCCTCGTCTGATGGAGCCCTACTACTTCGTAGAGGTCCAGGCTCCCGCAGATTGTGTTTCTGCTGTTTATACTGTCCTGGCCAGGCGCAGGTGAGCTGCCCAGGCACGTTAGGGAGGGGCAGCGAGCACAAGCCCAGCAAGAAGGAACCTCGCTGTGGAGGAGGAGGGACTGGACCCCACACTCTCCACTCCTGAAACCAAGGTTTTTAGAAGGAAGTAGGAAAGGAATGAGGCAATCCCCAGCCTTACCACAGATTATAATTTGAGATTTCTCCTTGGGCTACCCCCTCAGAGAGCTCCTGGGGCAAGTATTCCTGGGGTGTGTCAGTGGTGGGAATGTCTACAGGACCTTGTCTCGTCAATGTTGTACTCTTGCCCAGAGGTTGCTGCCCCTTTGACTTCCACAGGGAACTAGGCCGAGAGCCGTTTCTGCCCTCTGTAGCGCACTTGTGGTTATTTTCTTTGATGGTCAACATTTGGGGGTACACTACTTCTCTGCTTTGGGCCTCTTCAGGACTAGGGACTCagcctttgtttttctgtctcaggGGGCATGTGACTCAGGATGCACCCATCCCAGGCTCCCCTCTCTACACCATCAAAGCTTTCATCCCCGCCATCGACTCTTTTGGCTTTGAGACCGATCTGCGGACTCACACGCAGGGGCAGGCCTTTTCCTTGTCTGTCTTCCACCATTGGCAGGTAAGAAAACAATGCAGGCTGGCCGCTGTGGTCCCCACCTCTGCAAAGCCATCCCCTCTGACCTGTTCCTCTCCAGGCCCCAAGGGGGATTGCCGGCATCCTAGAGAAGGGCCCTGCTGCTAGGCCGGATGCTCTGGGAGGTCGGCCTGGACCATCTGATGAAACCACTTTGCCTTTCAGATTGTACCCGGTGATCCTCTGGACAAGAGCATTGTCATCCGTCCCTTGGAGCCGCAGCCAGCACCCCACCTGGCCCGAGAATTCATGATCAAAACCCGTCGTAGGAAGGTACGTGTCCCTCAGACCCACGgccatccctccacccccaagGGTCTTGCCAGGAGTTGGATCTCTCTTCATTTCTTGCTTTTGGACCCTTCTCCCAAAGACTGAAAGCATTTCGCAGCACAGCGTGGAGACTCACGATCTGTGTAGGCTTCAGGCAACCAGACCCGGGGCCGCGTGCCTGGGAAGGGAGCGCCTTCCCCTGCCCTGGGACGGTACCCTAAAGGCAGGGCTCCCGAAGCAGCTCCGCCGACACTTGGCCCCCACCCGCTCCCCGCACTCAAGCACAGCTCGGTCACGCAGGGCCCATCCTTGCATTTTCCCCCACTCTGCAGGGCCTGAGTGAAGACGTCAGCATCAGCAAGTTCTTCGATGATCCTATGTTGCTGGAGCTCGCCAAGCAGGATGTTGTGCTCAATTACCCCATGTGAGCGCCCAGACTCCTGGCAGCTCCTGCTCCCTGCGCTGGGCTGCATCCTGGACTTTGAAGCGAGGACCTGGTGGGACTTGGACTCCGTGCTGTCAGAGCGTGTCTGGGACTGCTGTGGCCGCCCTTAACAAGCCCAGAGCCTCCAACCTCCAACCCAGAGGGAGGAGCGTTTGGCTTCCTGGTTCCTCCTGTGGCCTCTGCCTGGCTCCATTCCCAGAGAACAGAGAGGAGCTTGGGctcagggaaggagaaggggatgGCAGTGTTGAAGCCCAAGGGGGCCCTGTCCTCAGGATTTACGtggatttttattgtatttttttttgtataaaagtTTGACCTTAGACATGGTTTATAAATGAACAGAACATTCTGACCTCTGCCTTGCTCCGTTCTTTTCATCCCCACCGCTCCGCCCCCTTCCCTCCAGCACGGGCTTATCCTGGCACTTGGGTTCTGGATCTGTGTTGTCTCCCATGAGGCCGCACTGACTCTGCTCCCAGCTGCAGCCTTCTTCCTGCCTGGTCCCCAGGGAGGCAGCCTGTGGGGGGAGGAACGCCTGCCTCTTCACTCAGTGTTCCCATGAGCACTGAGGCCTCTTTACTGTCCCCAGCTCCCATTCCTGGTGGATGGCACCTGAGGGGGCTTGGGAGTTGTTGGGTCTCTGGGATCAGAGGGCTACACCTCCTCCTCTGCCCCTGAGGATTCTCCTTGCCCTGGAGCTGGGGGCCAGAACTCTTTGATTTCCAGCCCTTTGCTGTAAGTCCTCCTACTAGCCACTACCAATCCCTTACGCTGCTCTCGTCTGTGTGAAGAAGAGACTGTTGATTTGCCTCAGACTCCTTTATTAGGTGCATATCAGGGGTTGATCAAAGAGGTCTGACTGCCCCAGGCCTGTAGGAGTCCTACTTCTCCGCAGCATCCTGCGCAGTTCTCTTGATGTAGTCTCTGTACATCGTGTACAAAGCACCTGTgtgagggagaagggaaaaggcCCCATGACATCACACCCTCCATCCAGAGTCCTGGGGGTCCAACACTAGCTGTCCCCTTGGGAGTCCAGCTTTGCTGCTTATCTTTCCGCCCTAGGTCACAACAGCTGCTACAAACACCGGGCCGCACAGCCTGGGGAAACATCCCATTTAACATTTCACAAAGTACTTTCACGTATATTATCTGAGAAACCTCAGGGCAGTACATGAGGGAGGCAAGCTGGGGTGGTTATCATCATGTTGCACGTGGGGAAACTGTGAGAGAAAGAGTTTTGTCCACTGTCGtacagctagtaagtagctgTCTGCCTTTCGATCCAGAGAGGCAAAGAAATTCAGCATAGGTTCTGCTGCATGGTTTTTCTCATTTCTAGGACAAACTCACGAAACAGACTGTGCATCTTCCCCTGGAACACAGGAGATTAAACAGGGAACCCTGAAACTCTCGGTATGAGGGCCTCACCAAGGACTTGATGTGGAGCTTGGTATAGGGAACAGGGACTGAGCTCATGGTCCCTTAACTGTCAGGACTCACAGCCAGATTTTGCCTAATCAATTTTGCCCTCATTCTCCCATGATCCCACCAGCTGCTCACCCAGCATGATCGCACCCACAGCACAGGCCTGTGCTGCCACTTGGGTGTGAATCAGGTGTGTGGACATCTTGGTGGAACCACGAGCCTTCAGCCGGTAAATCCTGCATGCTGCCACCACCACATAGCCCCCTAAGCCTATGTAGGCAGAGAACATGACCCCTTGGACCTCAGTCACCAAGTGCATCGCTCTCCTGGTGAGAGACACCTCACTAGGCAGGCTGGGCATCTGGATAATCAGCTGCCTTCCTGCTACTGCTTTGGGGCTGGCAGTGGGGTGAGGAGAGGCTATCATTAGAACATTGAGTTGTTTCTTCTCAAAGATATTTACAAAGTGCTTCCCTCCAATGACTCCCCTCCTCCCTGTACAAATAGCCCATCATCATGACTCTCCCACCCCCCTTAGCTCTTCTCCAACTGCTGCCGGCCCCCACAGCTGTTCTAACCTCCCAGGGCCAGGGGGAAGGGAGCCCTGGGGGACCCCAAACTGCTCCTGCCCATCCTGACACTGGTGTTGGTATCCCATGCGCTTGGTTGGCTGCCACCTCCAGCCATCCAGACTCCTTCATTTCATTGTCAGGACGTGTCCCTTAGTCCCTCGGCACCTTTGCTGTTGGTTCACTTCTCTTCTAGCTGTTGATTATTCGATGGGTAGGACCACTTGAGTTCTGTGCTTCATTCTTTGAAAGGACTAGGAGACATGTTCTCTGAGAGAAGGCCCCTTCCTCGCCCCCCATTCCTTCGTCTCCCACTCACCTATAGGCACCAGCAGAGACTCCCTGGTCTTCCTCAGGAACTTCTCAGACATGCTGTCCTCACCCTCAGGTGGTGCCCACGAGCCTTTGTTAGCAGACATGATCCTGCCCCCAGATGTCAGCAGCTGGGGCTCCTAGGCTTCAAATCAGTCCTAGAAGGAGGCAGGAAGAACTCCAATTCCCAGTCTAGGGTGGGAAGGAAGAATTGGACTGCTGAGACTTCTCTTACCATGCCCAACACAGACACTACTTAAAAAGATGTCCTGGGTGTCCTGTCTCAGATGGCTGGAGCCATTTCTCCGTCTCTTCCTCCCAGCATCTGCCTCTTGCCCAGCACATTCCAGCTTCACTGTTTTCTCTGCCTCCCCCTCTACCATCTCTGTCCCTACAGGTGTGATCCTTGGGCCAAGAAAAGCAGCTGGAAAAATCCACAGATGAGGGTGGGAGGAACAGGCCTTTAACATTGGGTCCCCCACTGGCCTTGAGTCTGTGATGGTTGTCCCTGATGGAGCTGCAGAGGAAGATCTGGCCCCAGGCAGCCAGAGCCATCCCAGACAGAGTTACAGCACTGGTTACTGAATCACCAGAGCCAGAGATTGAAACGATTAGGCATGCATCTGTGTATAATTTTGTGTAGATTTTGGATGTTAAGGCTAATGGAACAAATTCTGGTCCCTGAgctgttcttctgtctctaagTTCATCTCTTGCCAGGTTCTTTGCAGGTACCAACCCCCTGCCTTACCCCTGTGCTGGAACCCCTATGGCTCTACTTGCTAACCCTGTAAATGTCTGCTCTGATCAAAAACTAGATGGAGTCCCAGAGTCCTGGTCCTTAGGCCAGGGGTTCTGCCTGCCGGGTGCCTTCTAAGTCTAACCAAGAGACAAAGTCCCTGCTTGAGGTGACTTCTATTCCTAGTTGCCTCTCCTCTCCCGGAGGAGCAAAGACTGCTGGCCCCACAGGTCCTCAGCACGCCGGTGCTTACCCTAGGAGACGGCTAGAAAGTGGAGTGCAAGCAGCCCAGCCAGGGCTCAGCATCTGCTGTTTTGAATCGGCCAAGAGCTGAGGATGGAGCTGCCACTATGGGGTCAGGGAAGCAGTGTCCGGCTTTATGGAGACTTTGAAGTCAGGAATGGAGAGGGGAGGAGATAGGACAGGGCATCGGTCTTAACCCCCCATCTGCTGAGTTCCAGGCTGGAGCTCCAAGCACTGGAAAGTAATGAAAGATCAGATGGAGGGGAGCCCTTACCTCAATTCAGTCTTTCCATTCCTCTGGACATAAGTGGCTGGATCAGAGACGGACTTGATTTGGAGAACTGAGATGGGAATATAGAGGCAAGGATGGATAGAGATCCTGGGTTCTCCCCCAAGTTGTACTGCCTTAATTGTGAGAGACAGGCTGTCTGGTCTTGTTCTTGATCCCTCCAAGGATGTTTTCTGGACCAAAGAGATTTGTCCAGGAGTTTGAAACAACTGGGACTTCCCTCACATCTCCAGACCCCTTCATACTGCCTATGGGGTGATGCTCACTCAGGATACAGAGATGACAAAGACCAGCATTAGCACCTATtctatttaaagtatttatatttCAGACCTTTCCACTATTCTACACGGTAAGTAGCAGCTTGTTCATAGACCAGGAACTGAGCTTCTGAGAGGCTAAATGAATTATCCACGagtacacagctagtaaatggcagtgtCACAATCTGAAGCTAGGTCTGGCTGGCTCCAAAGTAGCTTCTTGCTGCTAAGAAGTGGAGAAAGATCGGATGCACTGTGGAGAGTCCCACTCCGTCCCATGCCTTTGTTTCTCTCCTAGCCCGTGTGTCTGTCCTAAAGGGGCTTTTTAGCACTGGAAATGTGTCCAGCAACTgatgtctctcttttctctccctagcCCTCACTGCTTCAGGGAGAGACCCAGGGTCACAGCATCTCCCCAGGGCCTCCGCATATCCCCAGCGTCCATGGGAACTCTCCTCCCAGTCATTCACACACACTCCTGTGCTCCCTCTCCTGGTCCCAGCAGTGGCCTGAATTCTCCAGAGATCAATGCTCTAGGCCAGAAGTGGGAGGATGGAAATGTCTGGATGAGACAGTGCAAGAATCAAGATCAACTCCAAGCCCTTTAGAGAATGGAGGCCAAGCTACAGAGAGCGAAGTTCAACTTCTCCCCGTTGAGATGATGTCGATGCTCCCACAGCATCTCAGCCCAGaaccaagaaaataataatagttgctATGATCTTCTGAGCATAGACATGTGCTAATTGCTTTAAGtaggttattttatttaatcctcataactatTATTCTATTAGGTAtgtggtaggtactattatttttattcctatttcaaagatgaaaaacTGAGGCTTGAGTTAAAcatcttgctcaaggtcacagaaagTGACAGAGAAAAAAGGACCAGATTTCTAACCATTCCTAAAGTAAAATCTCACTACTCTGGACTAACAGGAGAATGACTGTAAAGTGGGGGGAAAGTCTtgaaacagaagaaacaaaattgctttttatttcaagAACCTCTGAGAACACACAGTAATTAAAACGTCAAGGACCAGATTTCTGTAGAGTCCTGTTTTAGTAAACAGATAAGATAAAATTATGATACCATTTTTGTTTAATATGCCAAGTCTTTAATAATTACTTTGATTTAAGCCTTTCTACATTAGTAATTTGCTTAATAAACCTCTTCCAGATCAGGTCACACTAATAGAAATTCTATTAGAGGGGTCTAATTGAATGATGCAGACAGACTTAATGGATCCGGAGTGCCGGCCAGAGTCAGACGTGGGatcagctgcttgaccaaccactCTCTGAATACTTGGTCTTGTGCCACTCAGCCTCTTTTGAGTGTgtgtcatcatctgtaaaatggaggtagcATCTACCTATAGGATCGTTGTAAGGGTTAAACAAGATGATTGTTAGAATTCCCCTGCACACTGCCTGCTCCTTTTCCTCCAGAATGAGCAAGTGGCAGGGATGGGTAACAGGCTGGGGGAGAAGTGGAAAGTCCCTGACAACAGATGGGAAGGTTCTCATGTTCTGGGTGGTCCTGAATTCAGCACACTCTCAACCCTCTCCAACCCCACCTCCTCCTtgttggaggggcttccctgcccTAACTGGAAGCTTCAGGCTTGTTCTCCTTATTGTGTGGGGGGAAGGGAATGGGTAGGGGAGGGGGACTTGGACTTGAGGCTGTACACAATCTAAGACACAGCTGTGCTATATATAGCCTGAGGGAGCTGAGTGACAAGAGGGGGGAGGTGAGGGATGTGCAGCTTTTGCCTTGAGCTAAGGAGTGCTGTGAGTGAGGGGATGATGATGAATGAACTGGACAAGGAACAGAGAATGCTCTGAGTTGGGGTTAGAATGGGAAGGACCCAGGCTGAAGGGCTGGGGTAATCACAGGGGAGAAAACATTGGGCCATATAGTAGTATCTGGGGGACTGGAGGGGCAAAGAGGTGGTAGCAGGAACAGGCAGAGGCAGTGGAAGTTTCCAGATGATGTGGTTAGGCTGAGGCAGCCTCTAGAGggtgcctggggtggggagggtgggacacCCCCTCTCCTTCTAAAAACAGGCACTGGGTTCCAAGGACCTCGCAGTATTTGTCCAAGGACAGCCTCAAGAGCCACAGGCTTGGGCCAGGACAGTGCCTTTGGTACCCACTAATCATTCTGGAGGGACTgctcacatatttttaaagattctaaGAGGGTGTGGATAATAATAGCAATTGGAAGGCTGAATCAGACTGTAGCGATGCTGACACAGAATCATGTCTTGCGAAGGAATAATTTTGAGCTGCAGAAGACACCAGTATAGACCCCTGTACTAACAAATGGTTGCTCCAGAGGAGTTGAAATGTTTTGCTGAAGTTCTTGTGTTGGGTGCTTTTGAATACCCAAATTACCCAAAGCGCACTATGAGAGGGAACTAATGTCTTGAGAGCCTACAAGATTTAGGATACTTCACATATCTAATCTTTGCAACAGCCCCAACTGGTagatatcattatccccattttatagatgaggaaaccaaggctgagagaggttaagtaacagcCATATCACACAGCAGGTAAATGGCTGCACTATCCAGCCAATAATGATAACcactacagggaattccctggtggtccagtggttaggactccgtgctctcactgccaagggcctgggttcgatccctggtcggggaactaagatcctgcatgccacatggtgcggccaaaaaaaagaaaaagaaaatatgataacCACTATAGACCACTTTACAATGAAAAATTAACATATGACAATGTGATTTCCTGTACATTTCATCACATTCTCACACCATCTTAGAAATACACATAAATGAATGCACACAGCTGGGCAGAGCAGACCTCTGAACCCAGGGCTTCCAGACACTCAAGGACTGCACACCCACCGCACTGCCTCTCACCAAGGCAGGGTAGGTCCTGAGCCAGTgcactgtgtgtttttttttttaatttttattggtgtatggttgctttacaatgttgtgttagtttctactgtacagcaaagtgaatcagctatatgtatacatatatcccctcttttttggatttccttcccatttaggtcaccagagagcactgagtagagttccctgtgctgtacagtaggttctcattagttatctattttatacatagtatcaatagtgtatatatgtcagtcccaatctcccaattcatccctcccccccactgTGCACTGAGCGTGTCCAAAAGTCCTTGTTTGTGGGTGGTACCAGAGGAGGTCTCTTCATCTCCCATACCCTTCTCCCCATCCCTAATTCCTGAGCATACTTCACCTACCCTTCATTTGCAAGTAAATTGACCTTAACTTGAAATCCAGCATTAAGTACACAAGAAGCAGCTAGCTGGGCTCTGGGAAACACTGGGGGGAGTCATCTTACTGTTCCCTCTATACTACTTGcattacctatttaaaaaaatttttgacaaaaaaaTCTGCTTCAAACAACATCCCTGTGGCAGGGAGGAGCAGTATAATGTGTCTCACAGGTTAACTGAAACTGCTGGGGATTATGGGGGCAGGGGGTTGTGCTACTAACACCCCCCTCCCAATAGCACAAGTAATCAAGAGCTTCTTATCCGGCCAGTCTGGGGCAAGCAGGGCTTCCTGTTGCCAACCGGGAGCTTTCCCAAATcctacctctctgggcctctgctccCATCCCCCTGGACAGAAGAATCTGCTCCGAGTTTACCAGCCAAGTGGGGACCCTGGAAAATGTGTAATGGAAATAGTGACACACTGCAGCCTTCAAGTTGACCCTACAGTTTCCAAACCACAGAGCCCCAGGGCGACTCTCAAGTTCTCAAACTGGGTTTTGATCCTTTCCTGCCTGGGCCCCATGTGAATAAAAAGTGACATGGTTCTCACAGCACCCGGCTCTACCACTCCCTGCCAGAGGCTGGAAACCAGACCCATTTCCCTGTTTGAAActtgaggctttttttttcttccctccggTAGCCTTTCTTATGTTAGCAATGGCAAGCCTTCCTTCACTCATGCACTCTGCATACACTTGCcaggcacctactgtgtgctgggctggGCTCAAGGAGCTGCCACACAGCGGCCCTGCCTTCAGGGGGCTCACATTCTAGCAGTTGCCCTGGTTTGCTCCAGACCATGGTGAATGCCTGGACCTCTGGCTTAGGtttctggcctcagcttccccacctgTAACTGGATTAAAGGATGTCAGTAGCTGGCAAGGTGACAGAGGAGCGGACGAAGAGTCCTGACTAGGAGACAGAGTCTTTggctacatttctgttttttta belongs to Eubalaena glacialis isolate mEubGla1 chromosome 19, mEubGla1.1.hap2.+ XY, whole genome shotgun sequence and includes:
- the HIGD1B gene encoding HIG1 domain family member 1B, giving the protein MSANKGSWAPPEGEDSMSEKFLRKTRESLLVPIGLGGYVVVAACRIYRLKARGSTKMSTHLIHTQVAAQACAVGAIMLGALYTMYRDYIKRTAQDAAEK